In Penaeus vannamei isolate JL-2024 chromosome 4, ASM4276789v1, whole genome shotgun sequence, a single window of DNA contains:
- the LOC138861602 gene encoding uncharacterized protein, translating into MKTYRCVNKNIFKTKKLELDLVFLNHCKLYNIIPNFLRFKLYDKSFLLTNTYKSWLLILLDREIKRQSRKLTKLKVTTNNLVLDLKSKVSVFDFKCLSVLINHNVDRKLFSVKEIHHRKLRNLGIDLRNKVDINKVIFNFSDRTLSVDENNALSLDSSKFKLLYVDLSSHLLKLEDKLNRLLRPIKETINEATYNSILASGSRPGCLYGLPKVHKTGTPLRPIVSSINTFNYKLAKFLAKIIKPVTTNEYTTANTLEFVNEIKQLNIDDSTIMASFDVKSLFTNVPLSETTQIITDTTSDESLSRKTTTAGEVQIVLKRVKML; encoded by the exons aTGAAGACCTACAGATGTGTCAACAAGAACATCTTCAAAACCAAGAAATTAGAATTGGACCTTGTATTCCTGAATCATTGCAAATTGTACAACATCATTCCCAATTTCCTCAGATTCAAATTGTACGATAAGTCATTCCTCTTAACCAACACCTACAAATCTTGGCTCCTCATATTACTTGACCGtgaaatcaaaagacaaagcAGAAAACTCACTAAACTCAAGGTCACTACAAATAACCTTGTTCTTGATTTGAAATCAAAAGTCAGTGTGTTTGATTTCAAATGCCTCTCAGTACTGATTAACCATAATGTTGACAGAAAATTGTTTTCTGTGAAAGAAATCCACCACAGGAAGCTAAGAAACTTGGGTATTGACCTTAGAAATAAGGTTGATATTAACAAAGTTATCTTTAATTTCTCTGACCGAACTCTAtctgttgatgaaaataatgcctTATCTCTAG ACTCGTCAAAATTCAAACTCCTATATGTTGACTTAAGTAGCCATCTCCTCAAACTTGAAGATAAATTAAACAGACTCTTACGACCTATTAAAGAAACCATTAATGAAGCcacatataattccattctcGCTTCTGGCTCTCGTCCTGGTTGTTTATATGGACTCCCTAAAGTTCATAAGACTGGTACACCTCTGAGGCCTATTGTTTCATCAATTAACACTTTTAATTATAAGCTTGCTAAATTCTTAGCTAAAATCATAAAACCCGTTACCACTAATGAGTACACCACTGCCAACACCTTggaatttgtaaatgaaattaaacaactcaacattgatgATTCTACAATAATGGCAAGCTTTGATGTTAAAtctctattcactaacgttcctctgtcagaaaccacccagattatcacagataccacatctgacgagtcttt